CTTCATAAGCAGGATGTGTGTCTCCCTCACAGTTTCAGACCCAACTGAGCTGGGGCtttgccttttatacttcctgtccagTGGGAAGGACAAAGTGGGTCTAGCTCTGCCCCCCTGAGCAGAGAGGGTGGTTCCTCCCCTTCTGGCTTGGAGGGAGGCCACACAGCTTCACTACACGCACGCTCATGCGCACACACTGTAGTGCGAGTGACTACATGTGAATTTCAGCCCTGGTGAACTTTCAATAGCACATGAATTGGAAGGAGAATGGAACTTTAAAGTGCATCCTCCTGGTGACCTTACACTAAACCATGATGTAGTATGGCTGGTGGACAAGATTATTATTCCCCCCCAGTCCACCCCCATGGTTGTGGAAGACACTTTATATTTGTAACCAATTAATTCAGAATCCATGCCTTTAACAATGATGAGTTATCTTGCCTCTGACTAGAGATTCTTTCACTCAGTGAGTGAACAAATGATTGTCTATGAAAGTTAAAACTTCTTACCTGGAATGGTGAGGATAGAACAGTGGGCAGCAGGAATGGACTCGTTCTGATGTAATGCTTCTGGTTGTGGATCTAATTTAAAATGATATCTGATTCATTGCAGTTGTATGGAGTGGAGGCAAACAACATAGCAATAAGAATTTTGAAAGTAAACTTCATTGTAAATGCTATCAAAATATATAGTATGTATGCAGTGACAGTTGCCCCTCACACAAATGACTTCTTTTATAAAGCAGCATGGGCACCGTTTCTGCTTGGGACAGTAAATGTAGAAAGCCCTTAAACAGGAATATTCTAGTGCCAGAAAGTCAGTCCCTTTATGGCACTGACGATGCTGCTCCACAAACAAATCTTTATATGTAAAGTgtcttgttgtttttttctttctttcttagtgtTGTTGGACTAAGCTTTGACTATGTAGCGTTAAACCTCACTGGCTTCATAGCATACAGTGTATTTAATGTAGGACTTTTCTGGATAGCCTACATCAAGGTAAGTGCACTTCATTCtttcaatgaaatatttcattactTGTAGAACAGTGTTATGATAGCTGACTTGCTTGGGATTTTAATACTCAGGAGCAGTTCCTACACCAGTATCCCAATGGAGTGATCCCTGTGGACAGCAATGATGTCTTCTTCAGTCTCCATGCAGTAGCTTTAACTCTCTTTCTAATATTTCAGTGCTGTATATATGAGGTAGGTTTACCTATGATACTCTTATTCCAAACGAAGCCAAAACAGTTGATTGTTTAAGCTTTGAGGCTAAATATTAATAGAATACCTGCAATTATAGGGTTCTTCATTTTCACAGCACTCTACAAACATtaattttcaacatccttctcaGATAGGCAAATACTATTGCCATTACGGGGAAATGGGGGCATGCTTACAAAGCCATGCGGACTGGCAGAATCTAGTTTAGAATTTGGGAGTTGTTCTGGGGTTCAACTTCTGTGCTCAGTTCACTGCCATCCCGATTACAAAATGTATGTGAATGGTGTTCACTGACAGGTCGTAAACATGCTCGGTGGAAAAAAATATTCATACCTCTTCTGGGTTAACAAGCTGTGGAAAAAGGGGTGTGTATGTGCACTCCTTGCCCCCTCTGCCAGAATAGATGTTTTTCATGAAAAGTCAGGGTGTGTGGTTAGAGTGACTTTGGCAGCTTCTCTGTGCCCTAATCACTGAACATCTCACAAATGCTATTATGAACATAAAGCCCCACAGATTGTCTTAATTTAGAGTTGAGTAATAGACCAAGTCCCACAAATCTCCTGCAAAAACATTGCAGGAAGATTTTGACCCCTTCCTCCTGGATGCTAACATTCTGAACAAGATTCCCATGGGAATTGGGCTCGGCAATTGTACTGTTTTATCATAAACCTGTAGCAAGCTGCTATTAAGCTACTAAAACAATGTGGGGATACTTGAGAAGGGATCCATCTAGCCAGTTCTGCAATGGGCTTTGGTTGTGTTATGCTCAGCATCGTGCATTCTGTGCTaacgggtgggagggagctgggtATAATTTATTCTAAATGTATAATATAATCTCATTTTTCAGAGAGCTAGTCAAAGAGTGTCCAGAGTTGCTATTGGGCTGCTTGTGATTGCGTGGATCTTCACATTTACCACCCTGTCCGTGGCTGCAGCTGGAGAAATCACGTGGCTACagttcttatttttcttttcttacatTAAACTGGGAATCACACTTATAAAATATTTTCCACAGGTAAAAATGGGCACTAATATATCTCCTAACTCAAGTGGGTAGAAGATGCCACATACTAATATAGGCAGCTATCTGGAAGAGCACTGTAGGTTCTTTAATATGTGGTGCATATGATTCTAGAAGGCTGACAATGCTATTTTAGAATTGTGATCAAAACAGATTGATTGGCTTTTGTGCTGACTAAGTATGCAAGTAACTTTTTTGCAATGTGTGAAAACTAATCTGGTAAACCAATGAGGCTCTCTTACAGCTGGAGTTGACTGAGGCATTGAAAGGTCAATCTGCTTATCTGATGTCAATAAGTAGAGAATTCTCCACTTTTGATGGGGTAGAATAAAGTTTTTTTGTCTTGTGTGACTGCTTGATCttcaaaaatatttgctttttataGATAAAGTATGCAGCATATTTAAATTCACTTTGATCTGATTCCCTTCTATGCCTCTTGTAGGCATATATGAATTTTCGGCGGAAGAGTACTGAAGGATGGAGCATTGGAAATGTGTTACTAGATTTTACTGGTGGAAGCTTCAGCCTCCTTCAGATGTTTTTACAGTCTTACAACAACGGTAAGCATGGAATTGAAGCCCCTTTTAGGGCCTACATTTTCCACTAAAGGAAAAACCTGCCACAAAGCACTTTTCTGCCAGTCCAGACCCACTTAAGGTCCTTCCCAAACCTAGGTGTCCTGCATGCACCCATCAGTGCTGTAAAAATGTGGTAAAGCAGAAGTGTTTGTCTTCTAATGCAAGCGACTTAAACAGNNNNNNNNNNNNNNNNNNNNNNNNNNNNNNNNNNNNNNNNNNNNNNNNNNNNNNNNNNNNNNNNNNNNNNNNNNNNNNNNNNNNNNNNNNNNNNNNNCATTTTCTACATATGGACCAAGAATGTTGTGAGATTCTATTTAGCTTTTATTCATTCACACAGCAATATGCCAATTTCCCTCAGACAGAGTATCTTGCCCAAATTGGTTTCAGACAATGGAACAAACAAGAGAAGAAAAAGACACCAAGTCACAATTCTTAGGAGGCTTTTTGTAAAGTTTACTCAGTAATAAGAATCCAGTGATAATGGGATTAATCTTGCCCTGTGTAGGCTTTCACACCATagtcatcaccatggtatctgcgCTAAGAGATGTCTGCATATCACAGCTTCCTTGTGCTATATGTTGCATCTCTCAAGTGCAATAGGAGGTCTAATTTGCCGTGGGCACAGGTTAAAGGAGGAAAAGTGAAAGTCTATGGCACAGTTTATAAACTGAGCATTTCTACTCTGCTCACTACTGCAGTGTCTAGTCTCCCGAATGTGTTCTGCCACGCTGGGGTGCCCACAGCACAAAGTGTATTAACTGGTGGCTCCCTTTTAAAGGCACAGACCCAACCAATCAGCCTTTCTAAAGAACTTGACTCTTTTTTCAGGCAAACTGTTTATCCTGGAAACATCTCAACCACAGGATTTGGACATGGTTCAGGTTCTGATGCTTTTCTTTCATCCATAAAGAGGATGATACGTTTACTTACTGCACCCATAAGCGCGAGTCCTGAGCCCACGTTGATTATCATTGGAATGACGTTAAATTTACCTGCCTGAAAGAAATATAAAACACTCAGTGCTAGCCGAGCAGTTACCACAAGCTGAACTGATGGCCACAGAGTTACACTTAGGGTAAATTTGGCTCTATGCACGTGTTTCGTTAGCAGTACGTGATAGAAGCCACCAGGCAGAGTTACTGAGCATGCTTTGAGACTAGTGCTACCTTCTAAGAGTCTGGTAGCAGCCTGACCCTGCTCGCCTTCCTGAGCCTGTGGCCTCACACCAGACTACGTCTCTCCTGAATGCTGATCCTATTTCTCCAGCTTTACTTC
This genomic stretch from Gopherus flavomarginatus isolate rGopFla2 chromosome 19, rGopFla2.mat.asm, whole genome shotgun sequence harbors:
- the CTNS gene encoding cystinosin encodes the protein MMKKRWLLLSVVCFSLSLLKLCDGAIMLSVPEVVSLENGSLTNVTVILSAPLNETLVITFNVTYSSKNGTIVELPDQVTLPTGLNNSSFQVKAKDVGQVTVYLHASNSNQTGPRIRFQVIHSNIVRIIDQVTGWIYFFAWSISFYPQVFENWRRKSVVGLSFDYVALNLTGFIAYSVFNVGLFWIAYIKEQFLHQYPNGVIPVDSNDVFFSLHAVALTLFLIFQCCIYERASQRVSRVAIGLLVIAWIFTFTTLSVAAAGEITWLQFLFFFSYIKLGITLIKYFPQAYMNFRRKSTEGWSIGNVLLDFTGGSFSLLQMFLQSYNNGKHGIEAPFRAYIFH